The following DNA comes from Balneolaceae bacterium.
ACGGTACTGAACCGCAGCAACCTCCATCCGAGTGATGATGGGTTTATACCCAGCCTAAAAATTAGCGGGAAAGGACGTCGGAAGTACTTCGAGCGGAAAGTCATTGATCGATTATTGAAACCGGCAACGAAGAGGTAAAGATGTATGAGTGAAAAGTAAGAAGGTGGTCTGTAGTTCAAATACCAGCATCAACTGATTTGAATGATACTCTTATCGACTAAAATTAAGATAAGGAGAAACATAATGATTCAGTAAAAGCCGAGCTGCAGTTGATGATTTTTATGCCTATGCTCCAGAAAATAAATTCATATACATACCTACAAAAGATTTATGGCCTGCGAGAAGCGTTAATTCAAGAATAAATAAGGTTGGTACTAATAACTACACTAAATCGGAATAAAAGCTATCGAAGCTACAGAATGGTTGGCCAAAAACCGTTCGGTTGAGCAGATGACATGGATGCCAGGTCACCCAATGCTGTTAGAAAATAAATTCGGTGGTCAATGGAGGCATTGTTGATGCTTATGGTTCTACTTCTTTCAATTTGTATCAACCCCCAAAAATCGATCTTGGAGATCCCGATAAGGCTCATAAATGGATTAACCATGTTACAAAAGTGTATCCGGAAAATGTCGATCATATCTTTTGTTGGTTGGCTCAACGAGTGCAATATCCAGAAGTTAAGATTAATCACGCTTTAGTTTTGGGAGGGCAGCAGGGGATTGGTAAAGACACGATACTTGAACCCGTTAGACATGCAATTGGTCCCTGGAATATGGAAGACGTAAATCCAAATCAACTTTTGGGGAGGTTTAATGGATTTATCAAGTCGGTAATTCTGCATGTCAGCGAAGCCCGAGACCTTGGAGATAAAGATAGATATAAGCTTTATGAGCATTTAAAAACCTTTACAGCTTCTCCGCCGATGGCGCTACGATGCGATGAGAAAAACAGGCAGGAATACAGCGTGCCAAATTTGTGCGGAGTCGTCATAACAACGAATCACAAAACAAGCGGGATCTATATACCCGCAGATGATCGCCGCCATTACGTTGCATGGAGCGAAATATAACAAAGCCAGATTTTGAGTGAAGATTACTGGCAGATTATATGGGATTGGTATGGCAATGGCGGTACCAATCATGTAGCTGCTTTCTTGAAGGAATATGATTTAAGCAATTTCGATCCAAAAGCCCCGCCACCAAAAACGGATGGGTTTTGGGAGATTGTAGATTCAAACAGAGCTCCCGAAGATGCAGAGCTTGCTGATGCACTCGACAAATTAAACAACCCTGATGCCGTGACGATTAACATGGTAGCAGAAGCCGCAGGTGGAGATTTCTATGATTGGTTGAATGATCGCCGAAATAACAGGCAAATACCTCATCGTTTTGAAACGGCTGGGTATATAAGGGTGAAGAGAATGATGCTGCAAAAGATGGTTTATGGAAAATTGGAGGCAAACGTTCTGCAATCTATGCAAAAAAGGAACTTCCTAAACGAGCAAGAATTGAAACCGCACAGAATCTCAAATCAGAGGTACCATTTTAGAATCAATAATCAATGTAATCGGTGAAGTAGGTGATTATATATTTTACTTAACTCAACTCACACATGTGTTTTCTTCAATCAGTTAAATCAGTGTATATATCTGTGTGAGTGAAATGTAAAACCACTGACTTCACTGATTTCATTAATCAAGAAGTTGCGAATAGATAACGATGAAATCTGTATTAAACGTCAAGATATCCTGCTTCAAAAATTACAGAACTTCCGACAACCCGAAACCGGTGAATTTGTTACAGTGGCTTCAATCTTCAAAATACGCTAAGCAGGTTCAACGCATCAGGGAGATTAAAGACAAAAAAGAGCGTGACGCACTTAAAGGCAACTCTGCCAGCTATCACTCCATCTGGCCAGTTTTCGTATCGATCAAAAGAGAAGCTAATTGAGCATTCAGGTTTGATACAATTCGACATTGACGGAAAAGACCATATAAATATTGCCAACTTTAAAGCACTCAAAGAAGAAATATCCAAAATAGTAAACGTGGCTTATGTCGGACTGTCTGTGTCCGGGAAGGGATACTGGGGACTCATTCCGATTAAATATCCAGAGAAGCATAAAAACCATTTTAAGGCGATGAAAAATGCATTTGGGAACTATGGAATCAAACTGGATGATAAGCCTTCACATGTAGCCTCTCTGCGCGGTTACAGCTATGATCCTGATGCATACTTCAGTCACAATGCAAAACCTCTCGAACTTCTTTATGAATCTAACAAATCTTCAAATCAATCAGGGAAGAGGAAAACCTATAGATTTCAAACGGATTCCCATGTTCAAGTACAGAGGCTTGTAAAACAGGTCGAAGATAGGAGAATCGATATTACTGATTCGTACGATATTTGGTTAAAAATAGGATTTGCGTTGGCCGATGAGTTTGGCGAGTCGGGCCGAGAGTACTTTCACTCTGTCTCACAATTCTACCCAGGTTACAATGAAAGAGAAACAGACCAGCAATATTCTCACTGTTTACGCACAAAGGGGAAAGGGGCAGCTACTGTAACTATTGCCACCTTTTTCCACTATTGCAAAGCCAATGGAGTTACATTGAATTGATACAACCTTTTATTGACCTGTAAACATAAACGGTTCATTATCCTTTCTTGATCTTTAAATATGCTTTTATTCATAATTTCCACTCAATACCTCTGATACACATGATCAAACACCTCATTCACCGTTGAGGTGAACAGGCGCCGGTCGTACACATCGGGGAGAATGTCGTCAAACTCCTGCTCGATGGTTACTTTCACATCGGAGATGTAGCGCTGCTGTTTTTTCCAGTCCTGCACCAGCTTCTCCTGCTTCAGCTTTTCAATCAGATCGTGAACTCCTTCCTTGATCTTTTTTCGTTCGGCCGGTTTCAGATCGATTTTCTCGCGCTGGGTGACGATATCGAAGATAGCCAGCTCCTCCTCATCCATGTTCTCTTTAACTGACGCGTTCTCCCTCCTCACTCAAGTCTTTGGCCAGATCGAACAGCTCTTCCAGCTGCAGATCCACATTGATGCTGTAGTTGTTGTACTTCTCAATCATCTCCTCGAACCGCTCTTTGAAGTCCATCCGGGTACGGTTCTGCTCCACCATATCTTCGATGCGTTCTTTCAGTGTGGTTTTAATCTTCTCCAGCTCAATACGCTTATGCTTCTTTCTTGTTGAAGCGCTCTTTGAGCTTCTCAAAATCGATCTTCCCGATGTCAATCAGTTCGGTATCGTAATCAATCGTGTAACCCTCACTGACAATCGACTCGTCCAGCTTCTTTTCAATTTTATATTCTACTTCAGAGATATCATCCGGCTGAAACGGCTCCAGTACTTTGATCTTGTCGGCAATTGCTTTTAATGCAGACCGTACCGGCAGATATTGATACGCATCAGGATCGGGCAGGATCGCCTTGTAGAGCTTGTTCACCACCCGCGCATGTTTGTTGAACTCTTTCTTCTTCTGATCGTTCATCAGAACTTCCTCAACGGCATCATCTACCGACTCATCCAGCTCCCTATACTCCACAATTGCTTTGGCAAACTCATCCAGGTAGACAGTCTGATCAAATCCTTTTGCCTGAATGATCTTATCCAGGTCCACTCCCTGTTCATCGCAGAATGCTTTCGCTTCCGCAATCGCCTCTTCGAGCTGACGAACCAGCTCCTCTTTATTCTTCACCGGCGCTTCACCGCCCTCATCCTCTTTCTTGCCGGTCGCATAGATAGCCAGAGCTTTCTGAAGGTTGCGGAACACTCCCACATAATCCACAATCAGGCCGTTATTTTTGCCCTCAAACACGCGATTGGCCCGTGGCGATGGTCTGCATCAGGGTGTGGCTCTTCATCGGCTTGTCGAGGTAGAGAGTGGACAAACTGGGCACATCAAAGCCGGTGATCCACATCGCGCAGACAAACACCAGGCGCAGCGGATTGTCCTCATCCTTGAACATCTCATCCAGCGGCTCTTTCTCAATTCGCAGCCGGTGCTTTTTGATATCCAGCCCTTTTGCCTCAAAATCCCGGATCTCATTCTGGGACTGGGAGATCATCACGGCCATATCGGTCTCGTTCATAAAATGGACTTTCTCCAGTAGCTGCATTGCGCCGGGAACCGACAGCCGTTTTCAGCTCCGCTTTATACTCCTGTAATTTCTTCTGCCAATATCTTTTCAACCAGGTCATACATCTTGATCGCCGTAAACCGATCCACGGCAATGAACAGTCCTTTGCCCATGTATCCCCTGTTCAGGAAGTGTTCCACAAGATCTTCGGCAATGGTCTCCAGCCGGTCGTTCCGGGTAAGCAGGTGATACTCCTGCCGGAACTCCCGCTCCAGCTTCTCCTCCTGTTTCTCGTTCAGGTTGGCATCATCCAGAATCTCAGCCAGCTCTTCATTCAAATCTTCGTTGGTGAGCTGAAGCTCCGGAATGCGGTTCTCGTAAAACAGCGGTACGGTAGCACCATCCTCAATGGACTGCTTAAAGTCATACACGCTCACATAGTCCCCGAATACCTCCCTCGTCTTTTCATCTTCTCCTTTGATCAGCGGGGTTCCGGTGAAGCCGAGAAATGCCGCATTGGGCAGAGCCTTCCGCATGTTCATGGCCAGCACATCGTACTGGGTTCGGTGCGCCTCATCGGTCATCACAATGATATCCTCATCTTCGCTGAGGACCGGGAACTCCTCGCCGTCCCGTGCGTGGAATTTGTGAATCAGCGTAAACACATAGCGGTGATTCTCCCGGAGAAGCTGCTGAAGCTGTTCCTTGCTGTCGGCCCGCACGGTTTTCTCCGGTTCGGTAACAGCTCCTACGGAGGCAAAATTCTTGTAGATCTGATCGTCCAGGTCAATGCGGTCGGTCACAATCACAAACTTCCAGTTGCCCGGCAGGGCCCGCATGATCTTCCGGGTGAAGAATACCATCGAAAAACTCTTACCGCTCCCTTGTGTGTGCCAGAATACGCCAAGCTTTCCCTTGTTCTTCTCGATGTGTCGTACGGCCTGAATCGCGTTGTTCACTCCCAGGTACTGGTGGTTTTTGGCCAGCAGCTTTTGAGGTTCCCCGCCGGAGGTTTTGAACAGCACATAGTGTTCCAGAAGATCCATCAGGCGCTCTTTCTCACAGATTCCCCGGATGGCTGTCTCCAGGCTCACTCTACCGGGCTCCTCCTCATCGCTGATCTTCTTCCACTCGTTAAAATGCTCCCAGGGTGAGGTGATGGTTCCTACTTTGGTATCCGATCCGGTTGGAGAGGATAATCACCTGGTTATACCAGAAAAGCTGAGGAATCGTATCTTTATAATCGTGCAGGTTATCGTGATAGGCTTCATAGAGGCGTCGGGCCGGTTTCTTGAGTTCAAACAAAATCATGGGGATGGCCGTTGACAAATCCGATCAGATCGGGCCGGCGCCGGTGCATCTCGCCGGATACCCATAGCTGACTGACCAGCAGATAGTCGTTCTTCTCGGGTTTTGACCAGTCCACTACCTTTACCGTATGCTGAACCTGCGTTCCCTCGGCGTTCCGGTACTCTACATCCACGCCATCGCGGATCAGGTCATACACCTGCTGATTGGCTTTGACCGGATGAACCGAGGATCGGTCTCGTGTAATCTCTTTGATCGCCTCTTCAATCTGTTCATTCGGAGATATCCGGATTAAACGTCTGAAGCTTTTCCCGAAGAATATTCGTCAGCACTACCTCTTCCGTGGTCTCCCTGCTCAGATCTCCCTCTGCTCCCAAAACCTCATCATAGGCATTGTACGTTTTCCAGTTTAGTAACGCTGGAAATAGTTCAACGGCGGGTTGTTCGACGGATGCTGTCTTCGGTGTATTTAGACATAGTAACCTTCTTTAGCTTACTAATTCTACCATTTCTTCATAATGTCTCTCGTCGTATTTTTTCACAAGATTTAAAACAGATTCGATTGCTTCCTTTGATTTAGCTAAATGGGTTACATCAAATCTTGTAAATGATTTGTTGAGCTGTCACCATAAAATAGACGTTTAAATAGTGTCGTAAAGCTGTCCCTTCCTCTTGAGTTATAGCACCTTTCTTAACTACTTTTTCAATTTTACTATGCATTCCTTTTTCGACAGGAGCACGAACTAAAAAACATCTCTAAGTAACGTCTTGCTATATTGGGAAAATGATAAACAGATTCATATGAGTCATCATTTTTCATTTCTAATGTATAGCAACTTAAATAAGTAGTGATATTCAGATTCGTAGTCCTGTAGTAACGAATCAAGCTTGACAATACTGGAAGACCTAACATTTTCATTATTGGAACATTGTATCATAAATCTCGATTCTTTTTTTCCCTCATGCTTAAACCATTTGTTTAATTGTCTTAACAATTCAAAATTGTGGGTTAATAAAATCAGTTGTTTCAGCCTTTTTACAATGCTCTTTAATAAAAGAAAAGGCATGAGATAATGGAATTGGCATCAACTGATACAGGATCGTCAATTACAACAATACAATCATCGATATCAGAATCTTGCCGACTTGTAAGAAAGTATATGAGTGCCAATCCCAGTTCTCTCACCTTCACTCAAATTTGTAGCCTCTTTATCACCTCTCTTGAAATGGAATCCTTTTGTCTCTTCTTCAAAGGTTACTTGGATTTCATCTCTACCTAAATATTGCGTCAGGTACTGACTTAAAGTCTCTGCAGCCTGTCAATTCGCCAACATTTTCATTTTCAAGTTCATCGATTTTCTCACTCAATTTTCTTGTCTTCTTTTGTAGTTCCTCTAAGGTTTTTTCAGATTCTTCTTGATCTTTCTTCAAGCTTGATCAATTCAGTTATATTTGATATTATATGAGATTTCTCCGAGACTCTTTTTTTCTTAAAATTTCATCCTCAAAATTTCTACAATTTCATTATGATCTTCGATAATCAAATTGATTTTGCTCTACAATATCATATATCTAGATTCTAATTTCTGATTAAACGTTATTTCAATTTCTAAAGATTTATGAAGGTTATTCTCCTTCCTTTCTATCTCACTCAATAGTTCTCGGAATATTCTTTTATATTTATTTTCAAGTTCTTCAAACTTCATGAATTTTATTTCAAAGTATTGCTGGAGTGTGCTGTCAATCTCTGATACATGGGGTATCTTTAGATTTATATTAGCATTTTTTACCTCCCGTTTAAGTGAATCTAATTTCCGCAAGAAATCATTGTACGTATCACTAAAATGTCCCTCTAATTTCGTAACTCTCTCTTTGGGGATTTC
Coding sequences within:
- a CDS encoding DUF5906 domain-containing protein produces the protein MVNGGIVDAYGSTSFNLYQPPKIDLGDPDKAHKWINHVTKVYPENVDHIFCWLAQRVQYPEVKINHALVLGGQQGIGKDTILEPVRHAIGPWNMEDVNPNQLLGRFNGFIKSVILHVSEARDLGDKDRYKLYEHLKTFTASPPMALRCDEKNRQEYSVPNLCGVVITTNHKTSGIYIPADDRRHYVAWSEI
- a CDS encoding BT4734/BF3469 family protein; the protein is MTHLKATLPAITPSGQFSYRSKEKLIEHSGLIQFDIDGKDHINIANFKALKEEISKIVNVAYVGLSVSGKGYWGLIPIKYPEKHKNHFKAMKNAFGNYGIKLDDKPSHVASLRGYSYDPDAYFSHNAKPLELLYESNKSSNQSGKRKTYRFQTDSHVQVQRLVKQVEDRRIDITDSYDIWLKIGFALADEFGESGREYFHSVSQFYPGYNERETDQQYSHCLRTKGKGAATVTIATFFHYCKANGVTLN
- a CDS encoding DUF3387 domain-containing protein, with product MRSSKSASTRKKHKRIELEKIKTTLKERIEDMVEQNRTRMDFKERFEEMIEKYNNYSINVDLQLEELFDLAKDLSEEGERVS
- a CDS encoding DUF3387 domain-containing protein, encoding MFEGKNNGLIVDYVGVFRNLQKALAIYATGKKEDEGGEAPVKNKEELVRQLEEAIAEAKAFCDEQGVDLDKIIQAKGFDQTVYLDEFAKAIVEYRELDESVDDAVEEVLMNDQKKKEFNKHARVVNKLYKAILPDPDAYQYLPVRSALKAIADKIKVLEPFQPDDISEVEYKIEKKLDESIVSEGYTIDYDTELIDIGKIDFEKLKERFNKKEA
- a CDS encoding DEAD/DEAH box helicase family protein, whose product is MSLETAIRGICEKERLMDLLEHYVLFKTSGGEPQKLLAKNHQYLGVNNAIQAVRHIEKNKGKLGVFWHTQGSGKSFSMVFFTRKIMRALPGNWKFVIVTDRIDLDDQIYKNFASVGAVTEPEKTVRADSKEQLQQLLRENHRYVFTLIHKFHARDGEEFPVLSEDEDIIVMTDEAHRTQYDVLAMNMRKALPNAAFLGFTGTPLIKGEDEKTREVFGDYVSVYDFKQSIEDGATVPLFYENRIPELQLTNEDLNEELAEILDDANLNEKQEEKLEREFRQEYHLLTRNDRLETIAEDLVEHFLNRGYMGKGLFIAVDRFTAIKMYDLVEKILAEEITGV
- a CDS encoding type I restriction endonuclease, with translation MILFELKKPARRLYEAYHDNLHDYKDTIPQLFWYNQVIILSNRIGYQSRNHHLTLGAF
- a CDS encoding type I restriction endonuclease; the encoded protein is MFFGKSFRRLIRISPNEQIEEAIKEITRDRSSVHPVKANQQVYDLIRDGVDVEYRNAEGTQVQHTVKVVDWSKPEKNDYLLVSQLWVSGEMHRRRPDLIGFVNGHPHDFV